In the Bacillus amyloliquefaciens DSM 7 = ATCC 23350 genome, ATAGCGGGCTTTTCCCGGGGAATATTGATAGTAAAGAGATGAAATGGGCGCACGCCAATCGTAAATGAGAAAATGCTCATTGGTTTCATCCATTAAAGAAGTCAGCCCGATATAAATCTGCTCGGCAGAGGACTCCCCTTTTTCCGTAAAATCGACACGGCCGAAGTAAGGAGAGGCTTTCAGCTTTTGGATTTTTTGAAGCTGCCGGTATTGAAGCCGATGCGTCCGTTCACGTTCTGAAAGCATTTCAGCCTGCTGTTTAATGCTTGAAAATGTTTCCGCCGCTTCATGGGCATCATCCAAATTAACCGTGACATCATCCCAAAACGTTTTTCTCAAACCGACAATATCCTGCTTCAATCCGGCCCGATGATGCTTCAAGACGCGTTTGTTTCTGATCCAGTTCCTTCATGACAAAATTGATTCTTTCCTGCTCTTCTTTCCATTCTTCATCACGTTTTGCCATCAGCGGCACCTCCGACATCAAGCTGACAAATCCGGCTTTCTTTACACAAACATATTATTCATCATTATAGTCAAATACCCTTTTTCTTATCATATCGGGCGTCTTTTTTATCCGTTATGCAAAAAAACCGATTTCTTTTATGAAATCGGTTTTTTACTGATCTATATGATAGGAACGAATCGGCAGGCGCCACCTGAAAACATAACTGCAGATGCGGCATGCCACAAGCACTAGGAACAGCACATACAAACCTGCGGCATTCCCGGCCCAGCCGAGGCCCACGATTAATCCTCCGAGTGCGGCCCAGACTGCATAAATTTCCGACTTGAGCACAAGGGGCTTCCTGCCCGCGAGCAGATCCCGTATGATGCCGCCCCCGCTTCCGGTCAGCACCGCGGCCGCAACCACTGCACTGAGCGGATGGCCCATTTTTACGGCATACAAAGCGCCTTGGATGGCAAACGCCGAAAGCCCGATGGCATCGGATACGTTTCCCCATTTACTCCAATGTCTTAACAGCAGCTTCGGAAATAAAAAGACAATCGTAACTGATGCGAGAGCGATTTGAAAAAACGCGCCTTGCTCCCACAAGGCGGAGACCGGAACACCGATCAGCAGGTTTCGGATGGCTCCGCCGCCGAACGCTGTTACAATCCCCAAGATATACACGCCTAAAATATCATACTCCTCTTCCATCGCAACAATCGCTCCGCTGACCGCAAACGCAATGATGCCGATTACACTAAGCAGCTCCCAGGCCATTCCATATGCTCCTTTTTATTTGTTAAATTTTCTGACGACCATTAGATTTTATAATCGCTTTCTCTTAAAATCAACCTTATTTTTGAAAGATTCTGATTCCAAAATCGGGACAACTGCATTCATCATATCTGGAGGCGAGAATATTTTCCTATTTTATACTATATTAGGAGGTTTATTGGAAGTTACATTGAATACTTTCTCTTAACAAAAAAGGGGGGTTATAAGATGAAAATCAGTTCACTTGTTTTTCCAGTTTTATTGGCCGCCGGATTAATTCCCGGCCTGCCGTCAGCCGAAAACCATACGCATTCGCACACTCATGCGGAGCCGGCCAAAACGGTGTATACGGACCCGCTTCCGAAAGCCGATCATTTTAAAGATCTGAAAGGCCCGGTTCAGATTGAACAGACGGTTGATACAAAAATTCTGGATGAAAACGGTAAGCAGGTCGGCACGAAACGATTCGATGCCAATGTCAATCAGGATAAAGCCTCAACTAAAGCCAGCACGGGCTCTCAGAAGGTCAGAGTACTGGCGGTGGCGGACGCTGAATACCGCGCCAAATACAGCGACTGGCAAACGCGAATCGTCCAGATCGTGGAGCAGGCTGATGTCGCCTTCAACCGTGATCATAACATTGATTTTGTCGTACAGGCCGTGCAAGCCTGGAATTCCTCCGGCTCAAACAGTTCTCAGATTTTATCGAATCTCCAAAGCAGCTTCAGAAATCAAAATTATCATTTTGTCGTCGGTTTTACCGCAAAATCGAGTTTTGACGCCGGCGGTATCGCGTATGTATATAACGGCAAACCGAGCGGCCCGGCCTTCAGCGTGAACCTAGATCAAGGAACGGCCAACACGGCGAAAGCGGCCCAGCACGAGTTTTCCCATAATTTCGGACTTCAGCATGACGCCCAAGGCAGCGGCATCCGCTGCGTCATGAATTATGATTATGCCTATTCCGTAGATATTTGGGACAGTTCCCATAACAGACAGATTGAGACAAACAAAGCTTGGTACAGATAATAGAAAAAGAGCCGCTCCCATGGAGCAGGCTCTTTATTTTGCCGTGCGTTCCGCTTTGACAAAACACATGCAGACAATAATGAGAATAAATGCCGTCAATGCTAAGAATGGAATGGTAATAAAACCGAACCAGTTAATATATTCAGATGAGCAAGGTACGCCGTAGACGCATGGCTTGATGCCGCTGAAACCGGGCACCTTCTGCTCAAGGTAATGCATGATCGATATAAACGCACCGATGACGGCCATCGGGAGCACATATTTTTTCACGCGCGTGTCACCCTGAAAGGTGGCGATTCCTAAAATCAGGACAAGCGGGTACATGAGAATTCTTTGATACCAGCACAGCTCGCACGGTATGAATTTTCTGATCTCGCTGAAATATAGGCTGCCGAGCATGGCAACAAGAGCTATTACCCAAGAAGCATATAAAAATACGATTCTATTTTTCATTTTTCAGCTCTTTCTTAATCGTTTTTGAAATCTCCTCATAATTAGCGAAGTCTTTAATCACTTTGTCATTTACGTAAATCGTCGGTGTCGCCGTGATATTTAATTTATCATTCAGGTCAGTGTCAGCTTTCAGCTCTGTTGCGAAGGTTTCTTTATCAAGGTTTTCCTTCAGCTTGTCAGGATCAACCTTTTTCGCGGTGCTTTTGACCGTCTTTTCAAGCAATGCAGGCGTGACCCATTCCTGTTCGCTTGACGGCTGCTCTTCAAACAGCTTTTCATGGAAAGCCCAGAATGATGCCGGGTCTTCCTTCCACACCTCTTCTGAAGCAAGTGCCGCCAGACGCGAGCCGGTTCCGTGGAACATGACGTTCACAAATGAAAATTTCACGTCGCCTTTATCGATAAAATCTTTTTTGATTTTCGGAAAGATATCGCTGTTAAATACTTTGCATGACGGACATTTGTAATCTCCGAATTCAACTACCGTCACAGGCGCGCTGTCTTTGCCAAGCACGGGCTGTCCTTTAATGGAAGGCTGTTCGGCGACTGTTTCGCCCGCTTTTTCCGTTTGGTTGTTAATAATTACGATGGCCGCAAATAAAACGACAACGATTAACGTCAGAATCACCGCAAATTTCGCAGACGATTGTTTCTTTTTCACTCAGACACCTCATTGTTTTTAAAATAAAAAAGAAGCGGATGCCGGATGGCCCGCTTCTCTATTTTACCAAGACAACCTTGTTTAAGAAAACCCTGAAAAACGAATTATCTTTGACAATTATTCCGCTTTCACTCTCATGACGCGCATCGCGTTGGCAACGGCGATCAGCGTGACGCCTACATCTGAAAAGACCGCTTCCCACATGGTGGCGAATCCGAATGCGCCAAGCAGGAGAAAAATGATTTTTACGCCTAAAGCAAATCCAATATTCTGCCAGACGATCCGGCGTGTGCGGCGTGCAATCCGGATGGCTTCGGCTGCTTTTGACGGCTGGTCTGTCATCAGGACGACATCGGCCGCTTCGACGGCGGCATCAGAACCGAGAGCCCCCATGGCAGCTCCGATGTCAGCTCTGGCAAGCACAGGCGTATCGTTAATCCCATCACCGACAAACATCAGTTTTTCATTCGGTGCAAGCGCCGCTTCGAGTTCTTCGACTCGGTCTACTTTGTCTCCCGGCAGCAGTTCTGTATACACGTCATCAATACCGAGCTCGCGGCCGACCGCTTCACCGGTCTGCTTTGAATCACCCGTCAGCATCACTGTCCGTTTGACGCCGAGCGCTTTTAAACGGGCAATGGCCTGTTTGGCGTCCTCTTTGATTTCATCGGCGATCACGATCGCCCCCGCATATTGCTGATCAACGGCAACGTAAACGACGGTTCCGTTGTTTTCAGCTGTGCCGAAAGCGATTTGTTCTTTTGCCATCAGTTTTTGATTTCCGGCCAAAATCGTTGATCCGCCGGTTTTCACCCGAATGCCGTGTCCGGGTATTTCTTCATATTCTTCAATCTCCTCAGCCGCGAGCGGTTGATTGTAAGCCTCACGGATGGATGAAGCAATCGGATGATTGGAATGGACTTCGGCAAGCGCAGCCGCATGAAGCAGGCTGTCTTGCGTAAATCCTGCCGCCGGTTTGATATCAGTAACGGCGAAATTGCCTTTCGTTAAGGTTCCCGTTTTATCAAACACGGCGTATGCCACCTGATTGAGCGCTTCTAAATAGTTGCTGCCTTTCACGAGCACCCCTGCTTTAGACGCGGCTCCAATACCGCCGAAAAACCCGAGCGGAATGGAGACGACGAGTGCGCACGGACAAGAAATCACAAGGAAAATCAGCGCCCGGTACACCCAGTCGGACAGCGCGGCTGACGGCACGAAAAGCGGCGGTAAAAAGGCGAGAAGCACCGCGACAATGACAACGGCCGGTGTATAGTACTTGGCAAACTTCGTAATAAAGTTTTCCGTTTTCGCTTTGCGTCCGGCCGCATTTTCGACCAGATCCAATATTTTTGATACGGCGGAGTCTTCATATCCTTTAGAGGTTTCAATATGAAGCACGCCGTTCTGGTTCATAAATCCGGCCATCACATCTTGGCCCGGCTCCGCTTTTCTCGGCACGGATTCGCCCGTTAAAGCGGATGTATCAACCATCGATGAGCCGCTCAGCACCTTTCCGTCCAGCGGAATCCGTTCTCCGGGATTCACGACGATGACCTGTCCGACTTTGACCTCCTGCGGCGGAACGGCAGTCATGCCGTTTTCCGTTTTCACATTGGCGTACTCAGGACGGATGTCCAATAACGCGCTGATCGATTTTCTGGATCGGCTGACGGCCGCCCCCTGAAACAATTCACCGATTTGGTAGAACAGCATGACCGCGACGCCTTCCGGATACTGATGAATGATAAATGCGCCGATTGTCGCAAGCGCCATCAGAAAATGCTCATCAAATACCTGGCCGCGGACAATATTTTTCCCCGCTCTGGCTACGATATCGCCGCCGATGATCAAATATGAAGCAAAAAAGAGCAGAAACTCAAGGACGGCGCCTGTGTGCGCGAAGTAAGCGATGACGGCCAAAACGGCGCCCGCCGCCAATCTCACTAGCATCAGCTGCAGCTTTTTGCGGTATTCATCCTCGCCAGGTTTGTCTTCATGCTTCGAACGGACGGTCACATGAGGATCAATGGACTTTACTTTTTTTGCAACTTCATCTTTCATCCATTGCTCATCTTTGCCCCCGGCCGAAACTGTAATGGTGCTTGCCGCAAAATTGACAGCACAGCCGTCGATGCCGTCAATGGCTTTTACGCCGTTTTCTATTTTTTTTGCACAGTTGCTGCAATCAAGTCCGTCTAACACAAATTCACCTTTTGCCGCTTTCATTTTCGACTCACCCTACTTTCCGTAATAGGATTCCCATAATATCAATGCAGCTAAACGAAATTATATATATGAGCATATGTTCATATAGTTGTTTTCTATATTATATGCAAGTTTTGAATAAAGTGTCAATAAAAAAGACAAAACCGGCATCAGCCGATTTTGTCTTTTTTCACCTTCTGTAAACGCAAAGCATTAAGGACGACCGATACCGAGCTGAACGCCATGGCGGCGCCTGCCACCCACGGAGCCAGAAAGCCGGCTGCCGCAATCGGAATGCCTATGGTGTTGTAGCCCAATGCCCATCCTAAATTCTGCTTGATGTTTCTCATAGTCAGCCTGCTCATGCCGATGGCGTCGGCAATGCCGTTCAGGTCTCCGCGAATCAGCGTAATGTCCGCTGCTTCCATTGCGATATCGGTGCCGGTGCCGATGGCCATCCCGATATCGGCCACAGCCAGCGCCGGAGCATCATTGATGCCGTCGCCGACCATTGCCACGCGCCGGCCTTCTTTTTGCAGCCGGGAAATCTCCGCTGCCTTTTGTTCGGGAAGCACTTCGGCAATCACGCTGCCGATGCCTGCGGCTTTAGCAATGGCTTCCGCCGTCTTTTGGTTGTCACCGGTCATCATGATGACGTCAAGGCCCATATCCTTCAGGCGTTTCACCGCAGCCTGAGATGTTTCTTTGATCGTATCGGCGACTGCGATAAGCCCCGCCGCTTTGCCGTCTGCCTTAATGAGCATCACCGTTTTTCCTTCCGCCTCCAAGCGGGTCATGTGCGGAAGCAATGCTTCATGTTCAATGTGTTCCGATTCCATCAGCCGTCTTGATCCGGCAAGAATCGTTTTCCCGTCAGCCTCTGCATAGATTCCGGAACCGATCCGGGCTTGGAAACGGGTTAGTTTCGGAATGGAAATCCCGCGTTTTTCGGCTCCTGAAACGATGGCTTCTCCAAGCGGGTGCTCCGATCCCGCTTCAGCGGCGGCCGCAAGCCGCAGGAGCTCCTCTTCGTTCATTCCCGCTGCCGGTACGGCGTCTGTCAGCACCGGTCTGCCGTTTGTCACCGTTCCGGTTTTATCCAGTACGATTGTCGTCAGACGCTGGGTCTTTTCTAAGTGCTCTCCGCCTTTAAAGAGAATGCCGAATTCAGCTGCGCGGCCGGAGCCCGCCATAATGCTCGTCGGAGTGGCGAGCCCGAGTGCGCACGGACAGGCAATGACAAGCACGGCGATGAATTTGCCGATCGCTTCAGAAAACTGTCCCGGAGACGCCCATACATACCAAATGAGAAAAGTCATCACGGCCAATCCCAGCACAATCGGGACGAAAATGCCTGAAATGTGATCCGCGAGCCGCTGAATGGGCGCTTTTGATCCTTGGGCTTCTTCCACGATTTTAATAATGTGTGCAAGCGCGGTATCTTTCCCGACATTCACCGCTCTGATTTTGAGAAAGCCATTTGCATTGATCGTCGCCCCAGTGACGGTGCTCCCCGGAGACTTATCTGCAGGCATGCTTTCTCCCGTAATCATCGATTCATCAATCGCGGAATGGCCTTCAATCACTTCGCCATCGACAGGAACGCGTTCTCCCGGTTTCACGTATACGATGTCCCCCGTCCGGACCTCGTCAATCGGAATCACCTGTACCTTCCCTTCCCGCTCGACCGCCGCCGTCCTCGCCTGAAGCTTCATTAACTTTTTAATCGCTTCTGATGAGCGGCCTTTTGCTTTCATCTCTAAAAGCTTTCCAAGCAAAATCAAAGTCAGCAAAATGGCGCTCGTTTCATAATAAAGCCCCTCGGCATGGCCGTTTCGCCCGAGAGACGCAATCGTCATGTACAGGCTGTACGCGTAAGCGGCCGTCGTTCCGAGGGCAACGAGAACATCCATATTGGCGCTTTTATTTCTAAGCGCCTTGTACGCTCCCGTATAAAAAGGCCAGCCGATGACGAGCTGCACCGGGGTGGCAAGCGCGAATTGCAGCCACGGATTCATCAGGATATCCGGCATCCAGATAAAAGAAGTAAAAGAAAAATGGCTGACCATCGACCATAGAAGCGGAAAGGAGAGAACGGCAGAAAATATCAGCCTGATCAGCTGTTTACGCTGTTCTTTTTCCTTTTGAGATAATCCGCCGTCTTGGCCGTCCGCTTCCTTATCTTCTAATCGATAGCCGAGTTTTGCCACGGTCTCTTTCAGTTCTTTCGGTGTCACTTCTTTAGGGTTGTATTCAACGGAGACCGTTTCAAGGGCGAAATTCACCGGCGCGCCCACAACGCCCTCTATTTTGTTCAGGCGCTTTTCAATCCGATTGGCGCAGGCGGCGCACGTCATGCCTTCAATCTGAAAATCGGCTTTTTCCGTCACGACGTGATAGCCGAGTTTTCCAATTTTATCCTTTACGGCGCCAGCTTCGATTTTGTCAGGCTGATAGGAAATATTTGAGGTCTCAAGCGCAAGATTGACGGAAGCGTCATTGACGCCGTCCATCCGTTTCAGTCCTTTTTCAATTCTTGAAGCGCAGGCGGCGCATGTCATGCCTCCCACTTGAATAGTCATTTCTTTTGGTTCACTCAATGCCCTCACCTCTTCTCACAAACCCCCAGGGGGTATCATTTTCATAAAAGAAAACCGCGCCCGTTCCCGAAGCGCGATAAACCTTATACGACGTCATAACCTTGATCTTCAATCGCGTCTTTTATATCTGATACGGAGACTTTGTTCTCATCAAACGTCACATCCACCTGTCCGGCTTCCAATTTCACCTGAACCTCCGTCACTCCGTTCAGTTCTCCTACTCCGGTCTCTACTGCTTTGACGCAGTGCTGACAGGACATGCCTTCGACTTGCAGTGTTTTTTGTTCCATGATGATTCCCTCCACGTCTTGTTTTTTCTTCTTCATGTTACCATACCCCTGTAGGGTATTTCAAAACATTTTATTTCATGATTTCGCGATTTTTTTCACGACATCCAGCAGCTCGGCAATCGCCTGCTCCCCGTTTCCGCTCTCAATGGCGCCGGCTACGCAGTGATGGGCGTGATCTTCCAGCAGATGAAACGCGACTTTTTGCATGGCCGCCTGAACGGCTGAAATCTGCACGAGAATATCCACGCAATATCGTTCGTTTTCCACCATGTTCTGAATGCCCCTGACTTGGCCTTCAATCCGTTTCAGCCGGTTCAGAATCTGGTCTTTTTCCTTGGCGCTTTTATGATTTAACGATTGATGTTCGGTATGTTTGTCCATTTTCCACCTCGTTTTTTTCTTCGTTATCTTTATTATACAGACTTGAAAAACCGGTGTAAAAAATTTTCAACACACAAGTTTTACCAGTACACCCGCGGGGTATATATTGTTATCACATATCAAGAGGGGGAAGTTCATTGAAAACGATACAGGTTGGCATATTGGGATATGGTCTGTCGGGGAAAGTCTTTCATGCGCCGCTTTTGGACGTCCTTGATGATTATCAGATCAAAAAAGTCATGACCTCCAGAACGGATGAGGTCAAACGTGATCTGCCGGGGGCTGAAGCCGTGCGCAAGATTGAAGACATCACCGGTGACCCTGATATTGATCTCGTCATCGTTACGACACCGAGCGGAATGCATTATGAATCAGCGATGAAATGTCTCCTTGCGGGGAAACACACCGTCGTGGAAAAGCCGATGACGGCGACTTCAGCAGAAGCGGAGGAGCTGAGAAGAACGGCTGAAAATAAAGGCGTCTTGCTTAGCGTGTATCACAACCGGCGCTGGGACAATGACTTTTTAACGATTCAAAAGCTGATTCGGGACGGGGCGCTTCAAGACATTCATACATATCAAGTCAACTACGATCTATACAACCCGGTTGTACAAGAAAGATGGCGCGAAAAAAGCGGACCCGCCACGGGAACACTGTATGATCTCGGTTCACATATTATTGACCAGACACTCCTGCTTTTCGGAATGCCGGAATCCGTCACCGCACATGTGATGAAACAGCGGGACAACAGTGAAACGGCCGATTGGTTTCTGGCCGCCCTCCATTACGGCAAGCTTCAGGTTATTCTTCAATCCGGCTCCATGAATGCGGCAAGCGGCCCGCGCTATCAGATTCACGGACGGAATGCAAGCTTTATCAAATACGGAAAGGACGGACAGGAAGCTGCGCTTTCAGCCGGCCAAAAGCCGATTGACGAGAACTGGGGCGCCGATGACCCTGACAGCTTCGGTGAGCTGACAACCGCAGCGGATGAAAAAAGACATACAGAAACAATCCCCTCTGAGAACGGATCTTACCTTACGTACTACAAACGGCTGGCAGACAGCATCTTAAACGGAAAACCGCTTCCTGTTACGGCGGAAGAAGGCATCGATGTCATCCGTGTCATTGAAGCGGTGATGAAAAGCAGCGAACAAAAACGGACGATTGCCCTTTAATATAAAAAACCCCCCAGCCGTATCAGCTGGGAGGTTTTTTTAGATTAGAATGATTTTCCGGCTTCTTTCGCGCGGGCAATCGCATCTTCTTTAATTTGCTGTGCTTTATTCGGTTCAGCATTATGGCCTTCAACGATTAAACCGTCAAAAGAAGGAACGCCGAAGAAGTTCATCATGATGCCGATGTAACGGTGGCCCATTTCCATGTCAGCCGCCGGGCCTTCAGAGTAATAGCCTCCGCGCGCCTGAATGTGGAGCGCTTTTTTGTCTGTCAACAGACCGATCGGGCCTTGTTCTGTATATTTGAATGATTTTCCGGCTACAGCTACAGAATCAAGGTACGCTTTCATAACAGGCGGGAATGAGAAGTTCCAAAGCGGTGTAACGAATACGTATTTGTCAGCAGATGCGAATTGATCGCTCAGCTCGTTCAGACGGCCGACTTTCGCTTTTTCATTTTCAGAAAGCTCTTCAAAACCTGTGCCGGATTGAAGTTTTCCCCAGCCGCTGAATACATCCGCGTCGATATGAGGAATGTTTTCTTTGTAAAGGTCGATATGTACAACCTCATCATTCGGGTTTGATTCTTTATAAGAATCGATAAACGCTTTTCCTGTCGCCATGCTGTAAGATGTCTTTTCATCATGAGGATGAGCAGTGATATAAAGTACTTTTGCCATTGTAAACAGCCCTTTCGTTTTCAGATTACACACATATTTATTATGAAATATGAATGTTTTTTATACTGATCAGTTCTGTAATAATTATAGTTACAAAAAAATCTTTTAGCAACAATAATATCTCGAAATCAGTATATTTTTTTTGAAATGCTTTAATGACGGGGGTTGGAAGCAGCAGAAAAAGCAGAAACATTTAGTTTCTGCTCAAAATCGGATTTGGTTTGCAGACCGGAATATCCAATCCGAGATTCCCCCGCAGTGTATCCGCCGGATAGCTTTTTCGGTACAGCCCCTTTTCCTGAAGGATCGGTATGACATGATCCACAAAGGCTTCAAGTGTGCCCGGGATGTCAGATTGAATGATAAAGCCGTCCGCGGCCTCTGCCTGAAACCATGTTTCAATTAACGACGCCACCCCTTCCGGTGTGCCGATAAAGAGGGTTCGCGGAAACGCGGCTTCGCGCGCCACTTGACGCAGCGTAAGATTCCGGGCTTTCGCATCTCTTTTGATGCGGTCTGTCGTGCTTTGAAACGCGTTTTTCCCGATGTCGCCCAAATCAGGGAACGGCTCATCCAGCGGAAAACGGCTCAGATCATAATCGTCAAAAAATCTGGCCACATATTTAACGGCGTTCTCTATCGGAATCAGCTCGGCGAATTCCTGATATTTCGCTTCCGCTTCTTCTTGTGAGCCGGCTATAATCGGACTGATTCCCGGAAAGATCCGCAGTTTGGAAGCGTCCCGGCCGTAATCCGCCGCCCGCTTCTTCACATCATCATAAAAAGCTTTCGTTTCCTCAAGTGAATTGGAGTGCGTAAAGACTGCATCGGCATTCCGCGCGGCAAACGACCGGCCGGTTTCTGAAGACCCCGCTTGGAAAACGACCGGCTCTCCCTGTTTGGACCGGCCGATATTCAGCGGGCCCTCCACTTGAAAATACTCGCCTTTGTGATACAGACGATGCAGTTTGTCAGGATCAAAAAACTGTCCGGTTTCTTTGTTGCGGACGAAGGCATCTTCTTCCCAGGAATTCCACAGACCGCGCACCACGTCCACATGTTCTTGGGCGATGGCGTAACGCCGGCTGTGGTCGGGAAGGCTTTCCTTGCTGTGATTGCGCGCAGCCCCCGCCTGCGGAGAAGTGACGAGATTCCAGCCCGCCCGGCCGCCGCTGATATGGTCAAGAGACATGAGCTGTCTTGCGATGGTGAACGGCTC is a window encoding:
- a CDS encoding LLM class flavin-dependent oxidoreductase is translated as MSRTDLIQFGAMIHGVGGTTDGWRHPDVDPSASTNAAFYRQKAQTAERGLFSFAFIADGLFISEKSIPHFLNRFEPITILSALAASTTHLGLIGTFSTSFTEPFTIARQLMSLDHISGGRAGWNLVTSPQAGAARNHSKESLPDHSRRYAIAQEHVDVVRGLWNSWEEDAFVRNKETGQFFDPDKLHRLYHKGEYFQVEGPLNIGRSKQGEPVVFQAGSSETGRSFAARNADAVFTHSNSLEETKAFYDDVKKRAADYGRDASKLRIFPGISPIIAGSQEEAEAKYQEFAELIPIENAVKYVARFFDDYDLSRFPLDEPFPDLGDIGKNAFQSTTDRIKRDAKARNLTLRQVAREAAFPRTLFIGTPEGVASLIETWFQAEAADGFIIQSDIPGTLEAFVDHVIPILQEKGLYRKSYPADTLRGNLGLDIPVCKPNPILSRN